Sequence from the Luteibacter aegosomaticola genome:
GGCGCAGGGTGTTCTTCAGCGCGTTTTCCCAGTTGTCGGTATCGATGCCGAGTTCGCGCTGGGTGATGATGCAGCCTTCATGGCGGTGCACGTATTCGATCGGGTCTTCGATCGTGATGATGTGGCCCGTCGAATTCTGGTTGCGGTAACCGATCATCGAGGCAAGCGAGGTGGATTTACCGGTACCGGTACCGCCCACGAAAATGATGATGCCGCGCTTGGTCATCGCCAGCTGCTTGATGATCGGCGGCAGATTCAGTTCTTCCGGCGTCGGGATCTTCGACTCGATGCGGCGCAGGACCATGCCCACGCAGTTGCGCTGGTAGAAGCACGACACACGGAAGCGGCCGACGCCCGAGGCGCTGATCGCGAACTGGCATTCGTGGGTCTTTTCGAACTCTTCGCGCTGGGCCGGCGTCATCACGTTAAGCACCATGTCGCGCGACTGCTGCGCGGACAGGGGGCTCTGTGTGATCGGGACGATGCGGCCCTGGACCTTCATGGAAGGTGCGACGCCAGCGGTGATGAACAGGTCGGACGCCTGTTTATGCACCATCAGCTTCAGAAAGGAGGTGAAATCGAACTCGCTCATGGCCTGGATCCCCGTTGCCGGAATGGGCCGGCACCCCTTGGCCGATCATATACCTGCCGGATGACGGCTGCAGAGACGGTAGTCACACCGGCGGGGAGCCACGCCCAGGCGCGCTCCCCCTTCGTTCGCAGTACCCGGGAAGGGCTTCCTTTAGCGGAAGCCTTCCTTGTTCTTGGCGTACATCATGCCTTCCTGGCGGGTGATGAGGCCGCGCTTGACCAGGTCGGCCAGGTTCTGGTCGAGGGTCTGCATGCCGTACTGCTGGCCGGTCTGGATGGCCGAGTACATCTGGGCCACCTTGTCCTCGCGGATCAGGTTTCGGATAGCCGGGATGCCCACCATGATCTCGTGCGCGGCAATACGGCCACCGCCCACCTTCTTCAGCAGCGACTGCGAAATAACCGCGCGCAGCGACTCGGAAAGCATCGAGCGGACCATCGGCTTTTCGCCCGCGGGGAACACGTCGATGATGCGGTCGATGGTCTTGGCCGCCGACGAGGTATGCAGGGTGCCGAACACAAGATGTCCCGTTTCCGCGGCGGTGAGGGCCAGGCGGATGGTTTCCAGGTCGCGAAGCTCGCCCACCAGGATGTAGTCGGGAT
This genomic interval carries:
- a CDS encoding PilT/PilU family type 4a pilus ATPase, coding for MSEFDFTSFLKLMVHKQASDLFITAGVAPSMKVQGRIVPITQSPLSAQQSRDMVLNVMTPAQREEFEKTHECQFAISASGVGRFRVSCFYQRNCVGMVLRRIESKIPTPEELNLPPIIKQLAMTKRGIIIFVGGTGTGKSTSLASMIGYRNQNSTGHIITIEDPIEYVHRHEGCIITQRELGIDTDNWENALKNTLRQAPDVIMIGEVRTRETMEHAINFSETGHLCLCTLHANNANQALDRILHFFPEDRRSALFMDLSLNLKGIVAQQLIPTPDGKSRRVAVEVLLGTPLAQDYIRQGEIHKLKELMRDSNQLGMRTFDQSLVELYHAGEISYEDALRHADSSNEVRLRIKLAQGGDAHTLSQGLEGVEIDKANDKNTFGGMLHR